A DNA window from Purpureocillium takamizusanense chromosome 9, complete sequence contains the following coding sequences:
- a CDS encoding uncharacterized protein (COG:S~TransMembrane:10 (i134-153o185-208i220-243o255-275i367-387o407-428i435-455o467-487i521-542o617-637i)~EggNog:ENOG503NYJ7), which yields MPSFFQFTQGSESRFRPADASSPLLGRFRAVPPRPGLERHRRHSQLGLLADRVGDGRGSVHVGYGALLAAELEAEADDDDDDDDGSHHRGDGDGGFDDGRSIAQRLWQAYVVDLWIDPRQTAVKRVVERWWSRYGLLVFLPALLAVAWCSVPFPQYPLPDYDDPDSAEDGHKAPGHGEAEVQVNFWFFLFVYYGFYNVTALIWITKVFNLYSLNWWPQSLGFPLTVSLIAVLSIAAPIPVFFIPETRFLTVHNTAWISWTFIIMAMPVAIAFIILTTNGRHISLRHSLSETQRIFTSSWWTGEPDTLPRGAAPPRAGSGYPQPADAGDAFLEPDAAALLHVAAPTPRRRRRRTQGVAIRRRWLPASFVRFLWFCVALFVGLMAYVIGEAYAEIYLRTLPHNNLETVVYVYGWVVTVHLLDALTGWVLGIREGERVGSYPLSWVFKLYFMLTYQTYVRALYARLRTPSQFITLQVLSSTGLVVVTPIMMTRFFHRALTVLGLNTQSYGSYQKLQTRNVFIRFLAENASMATFLGSILVLHFGANKRVYPYFSFDQDGSGGGGDTAAAPYTFSLTLKFSLVTWACELVASLAVRGLIRVFFDVDVGLEGRLDLAVWPELLPTCVTVMLHVLQNMLFSIIRLQFHQ from the exons atgccgagcttCTTCCAGTTCACGCAAGGCTCCGAGTCGCGCTTCCgtcccgccgacgcctcctccccgctTCTGGGCCGCttccgcgccgtgccgccgcgcccgggcctggagcgccaccgccggcacagccagctcggcctgctggcggaccgggtgggcgacggccgcggcagcgtgCACGTCGGCTACGGGGCGCTtctggccgccgagctcgaagccgaggcggacgacgacgacgacgacgacgacggtagccatcaccgcggcgacggcgacgggggattcgacgacggccgctcCATAGCGCAGCGCCTGTGGCAGGCCTACGTCGTCGACCTGTGGATAGACccgcggcagacggcggtCAAGAGGGTGGTCGAGCGGTGGTGGAGTCGGTATGGACTGCTGGTGTttctgccggcgctgctg GCTGTCGCGTGGTGCTCCGTGCCGTTCCCGCAGTACCCCCTGCCCGACTACGACGACCCGGacagcgccgaggacggccacAAGGcccccggccacggcgaggccgaggtccaGGTCAACTTCTGgttcttcctcttcgtctaCTACGGCTTCTACAACGTGACGGCCTTGATATGGATCACCAAGGTGTTTAACCTCTACAGCCTCAACTG GTGGCCGCAGTCGCTCGGTTTCCCGCTCACCGTGTCGCTCATCGCGGTGCTCTCCATTGCCGCGCCCAtccccgtcttcttcatccccgAGACGCGCTTCCTCACCGTCCACAACACGGCCTGGATCTCGTGGaccttcatcatcatggccatgcccgtcgccatcgccttcATCATCCTCACCACCAACGGGCGCCACATCAGCCTCCGCCACTCCCTCTCCGAGACGCAGCGCATCTTCACCTCGTCCTGGTGGACCGGCGAGCCCGACACCctgccgcgcggcgccgcacctccccgcgccggcagcggctacccccagcccgccgacgcaggCGACGCCTTTctcgagcccgacgccgccgccctcttgcacgtcgccgcgccgacgccccgacgccgccgccgccgcacgcagGGGGTCGCGatccgtcgccgctggctgcccgCGAGCTTCGTGCGCTTCCTCTGGTTCTGcgtcgccctcttcgtcGGCCTCATGGCCTACGTCATCGGCGAGGCCTACGCCGAGATCTACCTCCGCACCCTGCCGCACAACAACCTCGAGACCGTCGTCTACGTCTACGGCTGGGTTGTCACCGTGCAtctgctcgacgccctgacCGGGTGGGTGCTCGGCatccgcgagggcgagcgcgtcggaAGCTACCCCCTGAGTTGGGTGTTTAAGCT GTACTTCATGCTCACCTACCAGACCTACGTGCGCGCCCTGTACGCGCGCCTCCGCACCCCGTCGCAGTTCATCACCCTGCAGGTgctctcctcgacgggcctcgtcgtcgtcacgccCATCATGATGACGCGCTTCTTCCACCGCGCCCTCACCGTGCTGGGCCTCAACACGCAGAGCTACGGCTCCTACCAGAAGCTCCAGACGCGCAATGTCTTCAtccgcttcctcgccgagaacgcctccatggccaccttcctcggcagcatcctcgtcctccactTTGGCGCCAACAAGCGCGTCTACCCGTACTTCTCGTTTGACcaggacggcagcggcggcggcggcgacacggcggcggcgccctaCACCTTCTCCCTCACCCTCAAGTTCTCCCTCGTCACGTGGGCctgcgagctcgtcgccagcctcgccgtGAGGGGTCTCATCCGCGTCTTtttcgacgtcgacgtcgggctCGAGGGCAGGCTCGACTTGGCCGTGTGgccggagctgctgcccacGTGCGTCACCGTCATGCTGCACGTCTTGCAGAACATGCTCTTCTCCATCATCCGCTTGCAGTTTCACCAGTAG
- the APT1 gene encoding Adenine phosphoribosyltransferase (BUSCO:EOG09264SSI~COG:F~EggNog:ENOG503NUHG), whose protein sequence is MTALPPDHAAPESSSSTLPAITATAAQDASGRQPPSAASAAAELASAKISLRKSLRQFPDFPIPGIDFVDIMPLFANPDAHATLVSALELQIAQTFAQAKPDVIVGLDARGFLFGPGLALRLGVPFAAVRKKGKLPGPCVTAEYVKEYGKDLFQMQEDAIREGQKVLVVDDIIATGGSAKAAADLVTQLKGQVMGYLFILEIPGLNGRDKLGEAPTTILLEDA, encoded by the exons ATGACCGCGCTGCCTCCCGACCACGCAGCCCCAGAGTCTTCGTCCTCCACCCTGCCAGCAatcaccgccacggccgcccaaGATGCCTCGGGACGACAgcccccctccgccgcctccgccgccgccgaactCGCCAGTGCAAAGATAAGCCTGCGCAAGTCCCTCCGCCAGTTCCCCGACTTCCCGATCCCTGGCATCGACTTCGTCGACATCATGCCCCTCTTCGCCAACCCTGATGCTCACGCCACCCTCGTCTCtgccctcgagctccagATCGCCCAGACCTTTGCCCAGGCCAAGCCCGATGTAatcgtcggcctcgacgcccgtggGTTCCTCTTTGgacccggcctcgccctgcgTCTCGGCGTTCCCTTCGCCGCTGTtcgcaagaagggcaagctGCCCGGGCCTTGCGTCACCGCCGAGTACGTCAAGGAGTATGGCAAGGACCTCTTCCAGATGCAGGAGGATGCCATCCGCGAGGGACAaaaggtcctcgtcgtcgacgacatcattGCCACTG GGGGCTCGGCCAAGGCTGCGGCCGATCTCGTTACCCAACTTAAGGGCCAAGTCATGGGCTACCTTTTTATCCTGGAGATTCCGGGTCTCAACGGCCGCGATAAGCTTGGCGAAGCGCCCACCACGATTCTGCTGGAGGACGCCTAA
- a CDS encoding Alpha-mannosidase (EggNog:ENOG503NU24~SECRETED:SignalP(1-19~SECRETED:cutsite=AAT-MR~SECRETED:prob=0.2469)~CAZy:GH47~COG:G): MAWIALLLLCSLQPWLAATMRADYLAQLRQETVDTFYHGFSNYMKHAFPEDELRPLTCSSLTRDRDNPGRIELNDALGNYSLTLIDSLSTLAILAGGPQDGGYTGPQALSDFQDGVAEFVRYYGDGRTGPSGTGVRARGFDLDSKVQVFETVIRGVGGLLSAHLFAIGELPIPGYEATPLDGFPTNDPLELPPIPWPNRFRYDGQLLRLALDLSERLLPAFYTVTGIPYPRVNLRSGIPFYTNSPLNQASANTAESEGRPEITETCSAGAGSLTLEFTVLSRLTGDPRFEQAAKRAFWEVWRRRSEIGLIGNGIDAERGLWIGPHSGIGAGMDSFFEYALKSHILLSGHGMPNASTSRRHSTTDWLDPASLHGPLPPQMHSADAFLEAWHQAHASVKRHIYTDRSQYPYYSNSHRATGQPYTMWIDSLGAFYPGLLALAGEVEEAIEANLVYTALWTRYSALPERWSIRENNVEAGIGWWPGRPEFIESTYHLYRATQDPWYLHVGEMVLKDIRQRCYAPCGWAGLQDVRTGEQQDRMESFFLGETTKYMYLLFDPSHPLNSLDAAYVFTTEGHPLIIPKEKKTRPQKTSHGSRKDVSAYRYYDEKFTNSCPAPAKPDSLSGSMTAARPHLFDVSRFTDLYNTPNLHGPLETVQIEDKGKGRIIQRRALSNHTLFPWTLPPSLLPQNGTCAAPVPRVISAIEFPASDAASSLMSKFGASLMWYSYAGPTAKNLEGLRLQLEREPGDELGDYVWRITHVGSTQLGRHETVFFHAEHVSHLKDEAFTCRRLRDSVEIELLVDVPPRQNATMPVVADSPVPPMQSAADDGRGRRGGDMVHDDLAPIPSESLLKHLLRAVSSVFEPSHTDVPSADDDPSSEATILSFFGHTAVGAGAHPVPALAADTPIPGSPGYDAGDPASGFPWTSIYLAGLACDGPLPDAAPREHQLIVMRRGGCSFSRKLDNIPSFSPARAALQLVVVVDDDEGSRLDAGVDRPLLTSEQRTPKGMKRVHGVPLVLVGGERGDYERFGEAVAAGMRRRYRIESQGLPIANAAVI, translated from the exons ATGGCTTGGATcgctttgctgctgctatgCTCTCTGCAgccatggctggcggcgacgatgcgagcCGATTACCTGGCGCAGCTCCGCCAGGAAACGGTAGACACGTTTTACCACGGCTTCAGCAACTACATGAAGCACGCCTTTCCAGAGGACGAG CTGCGGCCGCTCACCTGCTCCTCGTTGACGAGAGACCGCGACAACCCCGGGCGCATTGAGCTCAACGATGCTCTCGGAAATTACTCCTTGACCCTTATCGACAGTCTCTCGACGCTTGCGATTCTTGCTGGAGGGCCGCAGGATGGGGGTTACACCGGACCGCAGGCCCTGAGCGATTTCCAAGATGGCGTGGCTGAGTTCGTGCGATACTACGGCGATGGAAGGACGGGCCCGTCCGGCACCGGCGTTCGAGCGAGGGGCTTCGATCTGGACAGCAAGGTTCAGGTATTCGAGACGGTCATCCGCGGGGTCGGCGGGCTTCTCAGCGCGCACTTGTTTGCGATCGGGGAACTGCCCATCCCAGGCTACGAAGCGACGCCCCTAGACGGGTTCCCGACCAACGACCCGCTAGAGCTGCCGCCGATACCGTGGCCGAACCGCTTCAGATACGATGGCCAGCTCCTGAGACTGGCGCTTGATCTGTCTGAGAGGCTTCTGCCCGCATTCTATACTGTCACGGGCATACCGTACCCGCGTGTGAACCTGCGCTCGGGTATCCCGTTTTACACCAACTCGCCGTTGAACCAGGCTTCCGCCAATACGGCGGAATCGGAGGGCCGGCCGGAGATCACAGAAAcctgcagcgccggcgccggcagcctGACGCTCGAGTTCACGGTGCTGAGTCGCCTGACCGGAGACCCGCGCTTcgagcaggcggccaagagAGCCTTCTGGGAGGTTTGGCGCAGGAGGAGCGAGATTGGCCTCATCGGCAATGGCATCGACGCGGAGCGCGGACTGTGGATAGGGCCTCATTCAGGTATCGGGGCGGGCATGGACAGCTTCTTCGAGTACGCGCTCAAGAGCCACATCCTGCTCTCTGGCCACGGCATGCCCAACGCGTCGACGTCTCGTCGCCACAGCACCACTGACTGGCTCGACCCTGCGTCCCTCCACGGGCCGCTCCCACCTCAGATGCATTCCGCCGACGCGTTTCTTGAGGCCTGGCACCAGGCGCATGCGTCCGTGAAGCGCCACATCTACACCGACCGCAGCCAGTATCCCTACTACTCCAACAGCCACCGCGCGACAGGCCAGCCGTACACGATGTGGATCGACAGCCTGGGCGCATTCTACCCTGGTctcctcgctctcgccggcgaggtcgaagaggccatcgaggccaACCTCGTCTATACGGCGCTGTGGACTCGCTACTCGGCGCTTCCGGAGCGCTGGTCCATCCGCGAGAAcaacgtcgaggccggcatcggATGGTGGCCCGGACGCCCCGAGTTCATCGAGTCCACGTACCACTTATACCGGGCGACGCAGGACCCGTGGTACTTGCACGTCGGCGAGATGGTCCTCAAGGATATTCGTCAGCGATGCTACGCGCCTTGCGGATGGGCCGGCCTGCAGGACGTGCGGACGGGCGAGCAGCAAGACCGCATGGAGAGCTTCTTTCTCGGCGAGACGACAAAGTATATGTATTTGCTGTTTGACCCGAGTCACCCGCTGaacagcctcgacgccgcgtaTGTCTTCACAACGGAAGGGCACCCGCTCATCATAcccaaggagaagaagacgcggCCGCAAAAGACATCACACGGAAGCCGGAAGGACGTCTCCGCGTATAGGTATTACGATGAAAAGTTCACAAACTCGTGCCCCGCGCCGGCAAAGCCAGACTCGCTGTCCGGGTCCATGACGGCCGCGCGGCCGCATCTGTTCGATGTCTCCCGCTTCACGGACCTTTACAACACGCCCAACCTCCACGGTCCCCTCGAGACGGTCCAGATAgaggacaagggcaagggtCGCATCATCCAGCGCAGAGCCCTGTCCAACCACACTCTCTTCCCCTGGACCCTGCCGCCCAGCTTGCTGCCACAGAACGGGACGTGCGCCGCCCCAGTCCCGCGCGTCATCTCGGCCATCGAGTTCccagccagcgacgccgcgaGCTCGCTCATGTCGAAGTTCGGCGCCTCGCTCATGTGGTACAGCTACGCGGGCCCGACGGCCAAGaacctcgagggcctgcggcTCCAGCTCGAGAGGGAGccaggcgacgagctcggcgactACGTCTGGAGAATCACGCACGTTGGGAGCACGCAACTGGGGCGCCACGAGACGGTCTTCTTCCATGCCGAGCACGTGAGCCacctcaaggacgaggcctTTACATGCAGGCGTCTCCGCGACTCGGTGGAGATTGAGCTCCTGGTCGatgtgccgccgcggcagaaCGCCACCATGCCCGTTGTCGCAGACAGCCCCGTGCCGCCTATGCAGTCGGCTgcggacgacggccgcggccgccgcggtggcgaCATGGTGCACGACGACCTCGCGCCGATCCCCTCCGAGTCCCTCCTCAAAcacctcctccgcgccgtgTCGTCCGTCTTCGAGCCCTCCCATACGGACGTgccctcggccgacgacgacccgtcCTCCGAGGCCACCATCCTCTCCTTCTTCGGCCacacggccgtcggcgctggcgcgcaccccgtccccgccctcgccgccgacaccccGATCCCCGGCTCTCCCGGATACGACGCCGGTGACCCAGCCTCAGGCTTCCCCTGGACGAGCATCTACCtggcgggcctggcctgcgacgggcccctccccgacgccgcgccccgCGAGCACCAGCTCATCGTcatgcgccgcggcggctgctcctTCAGTCGCAAGCTCGACAACATACCCAGCTTctcccccgcccgcgccgccctccagctcgtcgtcgtcgtcgacgacgacgagggctcccgcctcgacgccggcgtaGATAGGCCCCTCCTTACCTCGGAGCAGCGCACCCCAAAGGGCATGAAGCGCGTCCACGGCGTGcccctcgtgctcgtcggcggcgagcgcggcgactACGAGCGCttcggcgaggccgtcgcggcagGCATGCGCAGGCGGTACCGCATCGAGAGCCAGGGTCTGCCCATTGCCAATGCCGCCGTGATATAG